In Collimonas arenae, a single genomic region encodes these proteins:
- a CDS encoding TonB-dependent receptor: MKLTRCAFAISLTFAMGGKTYAQAADLPADNKLPLITVVGAKSNEPQQSSADSALLLNREPGYAAQAAGGVSSLPTLNGFAADRLKVRLDGMEVTAACGNQMNAPMSYMPPSQIGVTRVIAGITPVSIGGDSIGGTIELSSPAPQFADGKGKLLTKGGFSVSARSVNSEVTASANATVATDNFSVGYVASHSEAQSYKAGNGEKVLASQYESNNHALTIAARGNDQQLVFKIGQQYIPHQGFPNQYMDMTGNRATTANLGYDRGFDWGRLYAKLYWQQTEHEMGFFSSERRGAMPMNTRGRDMGYTVRADIAVGQGDSGTLRLGNEFHSFRLNDYWPPVPGSMMMGPNTYVNINNGTRDRAALFAEWEQKLGAQWTTLVGVRDELVKTDTGNVQPYGSGMMNATDVAAAAAFNARGHGKTDNNIDLTALARFEPDASRRIEFGYARKTRSPNLYERYTWGRGTMAMTMTNWFGDGNGYVGNIDLKPEVANTLSGTVDWHSEGSENGARDWFVKVTPYYSYVQNYIDADVIGSFRPYGVKSANGNLLQFANHDAQLYGVNLSWKMPVLKGLSLGDIDFTGKVDVTRGKRVGGGNLYHMMPLNALAALEQHSGAWINRVEANYVARKTLVDAQRLEPVTASYTVVNLKSTYQANKNISVFAGISNLFNRNYADALGGVYLSGLASARSDSLQALPGYGRSLDAGVAVSF; the protein is encoded by the coding sequence ATGAAACTGACACGCTGCGCTTTTGCGATTTCGCTCACCTTCGCCATGGGCGGAAAAACCTATGCACAAGCCGCCGATCTCCCTGCCGACAACAAGCTGCCGCTGATCACAGTCGTCGGCGCCAAAAGCAATGAGCCGCAGCAAAGCAGCGCCGACAGCGCACTGTTGCTGAACCGGGAACCGGGCTATGCGGCGCAAGCGGCGGGTGGCGTCTCCTCACTGCCGACCCTCAACGGCTTTGCCGCCGACCGCCTGAAAGTGCGGCTGGACGGCATGGAAGTGACCGCTGCCTGTGGTAACCAGATGAATGCGCCGATGTCCTATATGCCGCCGTCGCAAATAGGGGTAACAAGGGTGATTGCCGGCATCACTCCGGTCAGTATCGGCGGCGACAGCATTGGCGGCACCATCGAACTGTCTTCGCCGGCCCCGCAGTTCGCCGACGGCAAAGGTAAATTGCTGACCAAAGGCGGATTTTCGGTATCGGCGCGTAGTGTTAATTCCGAGGTGACGGCGTCCGCGAACGCCACAGTGGCTACCGACAACTTCTCGGTGGGTTACGTTGCCAGCCACTCTGAGGCTCAGAGCTACAAGGCCGGCAATGGAGAGAAGGTGCTGGCCAGCCAGTACGAAAGCAATAACCACGCGCTGACCATCGCCGCCCGTGGCAACGACCAGCAACTGGTGTTCAAGATCGGGCAACAGTACATTCCCCACCAGGGCTTTCCGAACCAGTATATGGACATGACCGGCAACCGCGCCACCACCGCCAATCTCGGTTACGACCGTGGGTTCGACTGGGGCAGGCTGTACGCCAAGCTGTACTGGCAGCAGACTGAGCATGAGATGGGTTTCTTTTCATCCGAACGCCGCGGCGCCATGCCCATGAACACGCGTGGCCGTGACATGGGCTATACCGTGCGCGCCGACATCGCCGTCGGCCAGGGTGACAGCGGCACGCTGCGCCTGGGTAATGAATTCCACAGCTTCCGTCTCAACGATTACTGGCCGCCGGTTCCTGGCTCGATGATGATGGGACCGAATACCTATGTGAACATCAACAACGGCACCCGTGATCGCGCTGCCCTGTTTGCCGAGTGGGAGCAGAAGCTGGGCGCGCAATGGACCACCTTGGTCGGCGTGCGTGACGAGCTGGTCAAGACCGATACCGGCAACGTGCAGCCATACGGCAGCGGCATGATGAACGCCACCGATGTGGCAGCGGCGGCCGCCTTCAACGCACGCGGCCACGGCAAGACCGATAACAACATCGATCTCACTGCACTGGCGCGCTTCGAGCCGGATGCCAGCCGGCGCATCGAATTTGGCTATGCGCGCAAGACGCGCTCGCCCAACCTGTATGAGCGCTATACCTGGGGCCGCGGCACCATGGCAATGACCATGACCAACTGGTTTGGCGACGGCAACGGTTATGTCGGCAATATCGATCTCAAGCCGGAGGTGGCCAACACCCTGAGCGGCACCGTCGACTGGCACAGTGAGGGCAGCGAAAACGGCGCCCGCGACTGGTTCGTCAAGGTCACGCCTTACTACAGCTATGTGCAGAATTACATCGATGCCGATGTCATTGGCAGCTTCCGCCCTTATGGCGTGAAATCGGCGAACGGCAACCTGCTGCAGTTCGCCAATCATGATGCCCAGCTGTACGGCGTCAATCTGTCGTGGAAGATGCCCGTATTGAAAGGGCTCAGCCTGGGCGATATCGACTTTACCGGCAAAGTCGACGTCACACGCGGCAAGCGCGTCGGTGGCGGCAACCTGTATCACATGATGCCGCTCAATGCGCTGGCGGCGCTTGAACAGCACTCCGGCGCCTGGATCAACCGCGTCGAGGCAAACTACGTTGCGCGCAAGACGCTGGTCGATGCACAACGCCTGGAACCGGTGACAGCGAGCTACACCGTGGTTAATCTCAAAAGTACCTACCAGGCGAACAAGAACATCTCCGTCTTCGCTGGCATCAGCAATCTGTTTAACCGAAATTACGCCGATGCATTGGGCGGCGTTTACTTGTCTGGCCTCGCCAGCGCCAGGTCGGACAGCTTGCAGGCATTGCCTGGCTATGGCCGGTCGCTTGATGCCGGTGTGGCGGTTAGTTTCTGA
- the katG gene encoding catalase/peroxidase HPI: MSTEAKCPFHQAGGGTTNKDWWPNQLRVDLLNQHSNKSNPLGEKFDYAAEFKKLDYKALKADLIKLMTDSQDWWPADFGHYGPQFIRMAWHAAGTYRTLDGRGGGGRGQQRFAPLNSWPDNVNIDKSRRLLWPIKQKYGQKISWADLFILTGNVALESMGFRTFGFAGGREDVWEPDMDVNWGAETKWLGDDKRFEGDRELNSNLAATHMGLIYVNPEGPNASGDYMAAAKDIRSTFNRMAMDDEEIVALIAGGHTFGKAHGAAPESHKGPEPEGASLEAQGLGWNSNFGQGHGKDTVSSGLEVTWTKTPALWSNNFFENLFKYEWELTKSPAGAKQWVAKDGPEIIPDAHIPGKMHKPTMLTTDLTLRYDPAFGKISKHFYEDPQAFADAFARAWFKLTHRDMGPKARYLGPEVPKEDLIWQDPLPAATHQPTAADIADIKAKIAASGLSVGELVSVAWASASTFRGGDKRGGANGARLALAPQKDWEVNATAVRVLPKLVEIQKASGKASLADVIVLAGSVGVEQAAKAGGISVEVPFAPGRTDATQAQTDVEAFAVLEPVADGFRNYKKGNIGAATEALLVDRAQLLTLTAPELTALIGGLRVLGANFDGSKHGVFTGQVGVLSNDFFVNLLDMSLEWKAVDGGAELFEGRDRKTGAVKYTGTRNDLIFGSNSVLRAYAEVYATADAKEKFAKDFVAAWVKVMNADRFDLA, from the coding sequence ATGTCAACTGAAGCCAAATGTCCTTTCCACCAAGCCGGCGGCGGCACAACCAACAAAGACTGGTGGCCGAACCAGTTACGCGTTGACCTGCTGAACCAGCACTCCAACAAATCCAACCCGTTGGGCGAGAAGTTTGACTACGCTGCAGAGTTCAAGAAACTCGACTACAAGGCGCTCAAGGCGGATCTCATCAAACTCATGACCGACAGCCAGGACTGGTGGCCGGCCGACTTCGGCCACTATGGCCCGCAGTTCATCCGCATGGCCTGGCATGCAGCCGGCACCTACCGCACCCTTGACGGTCGAGGCGGCGGCGGTCGCGGACAACAACGTTTTGCACCGCTCAACTCGTGGCCGGACAACGTCAATATCGATAAATCGCGCCGCCTGTTGTGGCCGATCAAACAAAAATACGGCCAGAAAATCTCCTGGGCCGACCTTTTCATCCTGACCGGTAATGTGGCGCTGGAATCGATGGGCTTCCGCACCTTCGGTTTTGCTGGCGGCCGCGAAGACGTGTGGGAACCAGACATGGACGTGAACTGGGGCGCCGAAACCAAGTGGCTGGGCGACGACAAGCGTTTCGAAGGCGACCGTGAATTGAACAGCAACCTGGCCGCCACCCACATGGGTCTGATCTACGTGAACCCGGAAGGCCCGAACGCCAGCGGCGACTACATGGCAGCAGCCAAGGATATCCGCTCCACGTTCAATCGCATGGCCATGGACGACGAAGAAATCGTCGCTCTGATCGCCGGCGGGCACACCTTTGGCAAGGCCCATGGCGCCGCGCCTGAATCACACAAGGGTCCTGAACCTGAAGGTGCGTCACTTGAAGCGCAAGGCCTGGGCTGGAACAGCAATTTTGGGCAAGGGCACGGCAAAGATACCGTCTCCAGCGGCCTGGAAGTCACCTGGACCAAGACGCCTGCGCTGTGGAGCAACAACTTCTTCGAAAACCTGTTCAAGTACGAATGGGAACTCACCAAGTCGCCAGCCGGCGCCAAGCAGTGGGTGGCCAAGGACGGCCCGGAGATCATCCCCGATGCGCATATTCCAGGCAAGATGCACAAGCCAACCATGCTCACCACCGATTTGACGCTGCGCTATGACCCGGCATTCGGCAAGATTTCCAAGCATTTCTACGAAGACCCGCAAGCCTTCGCTGATGCCTTTGCCCGCGCCTGGTTCAAGCTGACGCACCGTGACATGGGCCCGAAAGCACGTTACCTTGGTCCAGAAGTACCGAAGGAAGACCTGATCTGGCAAGATCCGTTGCCAGCTGCAACGCACCAGCCAACAGCGGCCGACATTGCTGATATCAAGGCCAAGATCGCAGCCTCTGGCCTGTCGGTGGGCGAGTTGGTGTCGGTGGCCTGGGCTTCTGCCTCCACCTTCCGTGGCGGCGACAAACGCGGCGGCGCCAATGGCGCACGCCTGGCTCTGGCTCCTCAGAAGGACTGGGAAGTCAACGCGACGGCAGTGCGTGTTTTGCCAAAGCTGGTGGAAATCCAGAAGGCTTCGGGCAAGGCTTCGCTGGCTGACGTGATTGTGCTGGCAGGCAGCGTTGGTGTTGAACAGGCAGCCAAGGCAGGCGGCATCTCGGTCGAAGTACCTTTCGCACCGGGCCGTACCGATGCCACGCAGGCGCAGACGGATGTTGAAGCTTTTGCCGTGCTGGAGCCGGTAGCGGATGGTTTCCGCAACTACAAGAAGGGCAACATCGGCGCTGCGACTGAAGCATTGCTGGTTGATCGCGCCCAGTTGCTGACGCTGACGGCACCGGAGCTCACAGCGTTGATCGGTGGCTTGCGTGTACTAGGCGCCAACTTTGACGGTAGCAAGCACGGCGTGTTCACCGGCCAGGTCGGCGTACTCAGCAATGACTTCTTCGTCAATCTTCTGGACATGAGCCTGGAGTGGAAAGCCGTGGACGGCGGGGCCGAACTGTTCGAAGGGCGCGACCGCAAGACTGGCGCGGTCAAGTACACAGGCACGCGCAACGATCTGATCTTCGGTTCCAACTCGGTGCTGCGGGCTTATGCCGAGGTCTATGCCACAGCAGACGCCAAAGAGAAGTTCGCCAAGGACTTCGTCGCGGCTTGGGTCAAGGTCATGAACGCAGACCGTTTCGATCTAGCCTAA
- a CDS encoding alpha/beta fold hydrolase, with protein MKSQFNQYSALKIGSLLLTAMMFSWLPSGALAQAAPETAAKTAANTAAKTGIEMHGKGHYAPSKFGKIYYETEGSGPPVFLIAGGPGSSHASFHPWFSRLAAEHTVVYLDNIGRGRSDRLPAQRSSEYTVERDAEDIEALRTALGYDRISVIGHSYGGMPALAYALKYPQHVSRLVLSDTLLNAQSWQENIDSANFTARNQFPEIWEKLMQMRARGVKSGAPEYGDLYGETELDIYWRDPDMESKLYRSDDPADGSNSNVYLSFIGDDPEWQVGGTMKGYDPSPRMKNLTVPTLVFVGRYDRVGTPKIAGEIKAALPAASSKLVVFERSGHRPWVEESDAYFKLLKDFFPTEDESATPKLSKQ; from the coding sequence ATGAAATCGCAATTCAACCAATACAGCGCTTTAAAAATCGGCTCACTACTGTTGACTGCAATGATGTTTTCCTGGCTTCCTTCAGGCGCCCTGGCGCAAGCCGCTCCGGAAACCGCTGCAAAAACTGCGGCAAACACCGCTGCAAAAACCGGCATAGAGATGCACGGAAAAGGACACTATGCGCCGTCGAAATTCGGCAAAATCTATTATGAAACAGAGGGTTCCGGTCCTCCGGTGTTCCTGATCGCAGGCGGGCCTGGCTCCAGCCACGCATCGTTCCATCCCTGGTTTTCCAGGCTCGCCGCTGAACATACTGTCGTGTACCTGGATAACATCGGCAGAGGCCGCTCGGACCGGCTGCCTGCGCAGCGCTCGTCGGAGTATACGGTTGAACGCGACGCCGAAGACATCGAAGCGCTGCGTACGGCGCTCGGCTATGACCGGATTTCGGTGATCGGCCATTCATACGGCGGCATGCCGGCACTCGCCTACGCATTGAAGTATCCGCAACATGTTTCCAGGCTGGTCTTGTCCGACACCTTGCTCAATGCGCAAAGCTGGCAAGAAAATATCGACAGCGCCAATTTCACTGCGCGCAATCAATTCCCCGAGATATGGGAAAAATTGATGCAGATGCGGGCGCGCGGGGTTAAATCGGGCGCTCCTGAATATGGCGACCTCTATGGAGAGACAGAGCTCGACATCTACTGGCGCGATCCCGACATGGAAAGCAAGCTGTACCGGTCCGACGACCCGGCAGATGGCTCTAATTCCAATGTGTATCTGAGTTTCATCGGCGACGATCCGGAGTGGCAAGTGGGCGGCACCATGAAGGGATATGATCCGAGCCCTCGCATGAAAAACCTCACTGTACCGACATTGGTTTTCGTGGGACGTTACGACCGTGTCGGCACGCCAAAGATTGCAGGTGAAATCAAGGCGGCGCTTCCTGCGGCGAGCAGCAAACTTGTCGTCTTCGAGCGCAGCGGACACCGGCCATGGGTGGAAGAGTCGGATGCGTATTTCAAATTGCTGAAGGATTTTTTCCCGACGGAAGATGAGAGTGCGACGCCAAAGCTCAGCAAGCAATAA
- a CDS encoding alpha/beta fold hydrolase → MKSTLLGLFITMLSALDVQAAPQVSYRIQDVDGIKIFYREAGNPANPTIVLLHGFPSSSHMYRDLIPALMGKFHVIAPDYPGSGYSEVPDGVPFTPTFDGLADVMTRFVEKKGLTKFALYVQDFGGPVGFRMAASHPEWISALVIQNANAYKEGLSSQVASDIKQLSVGINPDTERAMSQVLSPQGVQYMYKTGARNPERLNPDAWTHDEEGLQNDVNRKIQMNLLADYHSNVEQYPAWHDYFRKSQPPTLIVWGKNDPLFIEAGANAYLRDIKNAELHLLDSGHFALEEDSAEIAARITSFFAARPALVNVVK, encoded by the coding sequence ATGAAATCGACGCTACTAGGCTTATTTATCACGATGCTTTCCGCACTCGACGTGCAGGCGGCGCCACAAGTGTCCTACCGCATCCAGGATGTGGACGGCATCAAGATTTTTTACCGCGAGGCAGGCAATCCGGCCAATCCGACCATCGTGCTGCTGCACGGTTTTCCATCGTCATCGCATATGTACCGGGATTTGATTCCTGCCCTGATGGGTAAATTCCACGTCATTGCGCCTGACTATCCGGGCAGCGGTTATAGCGAAGTGCCGGACGGCGTGCCCTTCACGCCGACGTTTGACGGACTGGCCGATGTCATGACGCGCTTCGTGGAAAAGAAGGGCCTCACAAAATTTGCTCTCTATGTCCAGGACTTTGGCGGACCGGTCGGTTTTCGCATGGCTGCCAGCCACCCCGAATGGATTTCCGCACTGGTGATCCAGAATGCCAATGCCTACAAAGAAGGCCTGTCTTCGCAGGTGGCAAGCGACATCAAGCAGCTCAGCGTCGGCATCAATCCAGACACCGAGCGCGCCATGTCGCAGGTGCTGAGTCCGCAGGGCGTGCAATACATGTATAAAACCGGCGCCCGCAATCCTGAACGTCTGAATCCGGATGCATGGACGCATGACGAAGAGGGCTTGCAGAACGACGTGAACCGCAAGATCCAGATGAATCTGCTGGCTGATTACCATTCGAACGTCGAACAATATCCTGCCTGGCACGACTATTTCCGCAAGAGCCAGCCGCCTACCCTGATCGTGTGGGGCAAGAACGACCCGTTGTTTATCGAGGCTGGCGCCAATGCTTATCTGCGGGATATCAAGAATGCCGAGCTTCATCTTCTCGATAGCGGCCACTTCGCTCTGGAAGAGGATTCTGCGGAGATCGCCGCCCGCATCACCAGCTTCTTCGCGGCTCGCCCTGCGCTTGTGAATGTTGTGAAGTAA
- a CDS encoding LysR family transcriptional regulator: MADISSINLNRLVVFVMVVEAGSLTAAAGRLGLTKTMVSTHMQRLEAEIGASLLVRTTRRLSLTDAGEIFYEASRRIVGDAQAAISAAGQETAEPRGTLRVTAPIDYGATVVAPVAVALQRRYPMLKIELLTGDRLFDLVADGIDVAIRVGRLADSSYQAVRVGSFDHWLVASPQLLSQIGEPKTPDDLADLPFIALSVLSQPLTWTFKTEGGAERTVRFKSAFSANTAYAARTSAVAGGGLTVLTDFSVEDDLAAGRLVRILPEWHLHSGGIHALYPATRHRPKKTRVFVDELRSYIDKE, encoded by the coding sequence ATGGCAGATATTTCTTCAATCAATCTCAATCGCCTGGTGGTGTTTGTCATGGTGGTGGAGGCCGGCTCGCTGACTGCGGCGGCGGGCCGGCTAGGCCTGACCAAGACCATGGTGAGCACGCACATGCAGCGGCTGGAGGCCGAAATTGGCGCCAGTCTGCTGGTGCGCACTACGCGGCGTCTCAGCCTGACCGATGCGGGAGAAATTTTTTACGAAGCCAGCCGCCGCATCGTCGGCGATGCGCAGGCCGCCATATCGGCCGCAGGGCAAGAGACGGCGGAGCCGCGCGGCACTTTACGCGTCACCGCACCGATCGACTATGGTGCAACCGTCGTCGCCCCGGTTGCCGTTGCACTGCAACGGCGTTATCCGATGTTGAAAATAGAGTTGCTGACCGGCGACCGGCTGTTCGATCTTGTCGCAGACGGCATCGATGTCGCCATCCGTGTCGGGCGGCTGGCCGATTCCAGTTACCAGGCCGTTCGCGTCGGCAGCTTTGACCACTGGCTAGTGGCAAGTCCGCAGCTTCTCAGCCAGATCGGCGAGCCGAAGACCCCGGATGACCTCGCTGACCTGCCGTTTATCGCACTATCGGTATTGTCGCAGCCCCTGACATGGACTTTTAAGACAGAGGGCGGTGCAGAACGCACAGTCCGCTTCAAATCGGCGTTTTCCGCAAACACGGCCTATGCCGCCCGTACCTCTGCAGTGGCCGGAGGCGGCTTGACTGTACTCACTGATTTTTCCGTGGAAGACGATCTGGCGGCGGGCCGCCTGGTCCGCATACTGCCCGAATGGCATCTGCATAGCGGCGGCATTCATGCGCTATACCCGGCCACACGGCATCGGCCGAAAAAGACCCGCGTGTTCGTTGATGAGTTGAGAAGCTACATCGACAAAGAGTAA
- a CDS encoding DUF3857 domain-containing transglutaminase family protein: MQRFPFYRPLICTSLGLATSTVFAAYQPTSEAPLASDFETRCHFNSNGSTDCVETYQYTILKPNGREMLSRIDFNYPETDKVELIRAESIQPGGKPIPLAASQIDTRTAPNPDQGFSRKKQTSLAFPNLKEGTRISYSVRIHYAAQPGINGFHHVLTFAPNPVRRDAYKASFSAEQPIQWRSELMDGFTITPSSDRKELVVEQNKATYVNYINEADNAYIRLIPRLELGNSLDIQHYFGDVASRYNQIVGAALPAKSAAAVAALHDLSVERKVSGLMQHINDNYRYLGDWRASDRGYLPFSLAQIEQHGYGDCKDLSVLLAAMLKASGISADVAWVSRGDVARSLLIPGTAAPNHAIVRAVINGQVWWLDPTNPVFDPGQTLPDIQDRWVMVIDSKGMVREEHIPLQSPATSIGMNKRVHFEDSGKARISADIDMRALPAVGVSVADRQQGASSTDQDLCNNFGKEITDCAVTREASGFVVPKTYKIKVKLTDLRPLEKMNGDYFYTAEALREKWSDLINYRRNGQLADLYMGNPETTVHEITLSGGKLDKDIQSCQVRSPWYDMDLRSERVKGDYRYHYTLTQKMRWLSHDEIVSAPFETMINEARSCGEQLHQVVKFNG, encoded by the coding sequence ATGCAACGTTTCCCGTTTTATCGTCCATTGATCTGTACAAGCCTGGGGCTTGCCACATCGACCGTTTTCGCAGCGTATCAGCCGACTTCTGAAGCGCCGTTGGCGAGCGATTTTGAAACCCGCTGCCATTTCAATAGCAATGGCAGCACCGACTGTGTCGAAACCTACCAGTACACGATTCTCAAACCCAATGGCAGGGAAATGCTTTCGCGGATTGATTTTAATTATCCGGAGACGGACAAGGTGGAACTGATTCGCGCCGAGTCGATTCAGCCTGGTGGAAAGCCAATCCCTTTAGCAGCGTCACAGATCGATACGCGTACCGCGCCTAACCCGGACCAGGGGTTTTCTCGTAAAAAGCAAACTTCCCTGGCTTTTCCCAACCTCAAGGAAGGCACGCGCATCAGCTATTCCGTACGTATCCACTATGCTGCGCAACCCGGGATCAACGGCTTCCATCACGTTCTGACATTTGCCCCCAATCCTGTGCGCCGTGACGCCTACAAAGCCAGTTTCAGCGCCGAACAACCGATTCAGTGGCGCAGTGAGTTAATGGATGGATTCACCATTACGCCATCTTCTGACCGCAAAGAATTGGTCGTGGAACAAAACAAGGCGACCTATGTGAACTACATCAACGAAGCCGACAACGCTTATATCCGTCTGATCCCGCGCCTGGAATTGGGCAACTCTCTGGATATACAACACTACTTTGGCGATGTCGCTTCGCGTTACAACCAGATCGTCGGCGCAGCGTTGCCAGCCAAGAGCGCCGCGGCCGTAGCGGCATTGCATGATCTGTCCGTTGAGCGGAAAGTTTCCGGATTAATGCAGCACATCAATGACAACTATCGCTACCTGGGTGACTGGCGTGCCTCGGATCGCGGCTACCTGCCGTTCAGTCTTGCGCAGATCGAGCAGCACGGTTACGGCGATTGTAAAGATCTCTCGGTACTGCTTGCGGCCATGCTCAAGGCGAGCGGCATTTCCGCCGACGTTGCGTGGGTCAGCCGTGGCGATGTGGCGAGATCATTGCTGATCCCGGGGACGGCTGCTCCGAACCACGCCATTGTCCGTGCCGTCATCAATGGTCAGGTGTGGTGGCTGGATCCAACCAATCCGGTATTCGATCCGGGCCAAACCTTACCGGATATTCAAGATCGCTGGGTGATGGTGATCGATTCCAAGGGCATGGTCCGGGAGGAACATATTCCACTGCAAAGCCCTGCTACCAGTATCGGCATGAACAAACGTGTGCATTTTGAAGACAGCGGCAAAGCACGGATTTCGGCCGATATCGACATGCGCGCGCTGCCCGCAGTGGGGGTTAGCGTCGCCGACCGTCAACAGGGCGCCTCCAGTACCGATCAAGACCTTTGCAACAATTTCGGCAAAGAGATTACCGATTGCGCCGTCACTCGCGAAGCCAGTGGATTCGTCGTGCCCAAGACATACAAGATCAAAGTCAAGCTGACGGATCTGCGGCCCTTGGAAAAAATGAACGGGGATTATTTTTATACCGCTGAGGCGCTGCGCGAAAAATGGAGCGATCTGATCAATTACCGGCGCAACGGCCAGCTGGCAGATCTGTACATGGGTAATCCGGAAACAACCGTCCACGAGATCACGCTTTCCGGCGGCAAACTGGACAAGGATATTCAAAGCTGCCAGGTGCGTTCGCCGTGGTATGACATGGATTTGCGCAGCGAACGCGTCAAGGGCGATTATCGCTACCACTACACGCTGACGCAAAAAATGCGCTGGCTAAGCCACGATGAAATCGTCAGCGCGCCTTTCGAAACGATGATCAACGAAGCGCGCAGTTGTGGGGAGCAGTTGCATCAGGTAGTGAAATTTAACGGCTAA
- a CDS encoding organic hydroperoxide resistance protein gives MSLEKVLYRANAKATGGREGRAVSSDNVLDVKLTTPKELGGSGAVGINPEQLFAAGYAACFIGSMKFVGGRDKIVVPADASIDATVGIGLIPTGFGIEVDLKISLPGMERATAEKLIAAAHIVCPYSNATRGNIDVTVTLV, from the coding sequence ATGTCACTCGAAAAAGTTCTGTATCGCGCCAATGCAAAAGCAACCGGTGGCCGTGAAGGCCGCGCTGTTTCCTCCGACAATGTGCTGGACGTCAAGCTGACTACCCCTAAAGAACTGGGCGGATCCGGCGCTGTGGGCATCAACCCTGAGCAATTGTTTGCAGCCGGTTATGCGGCTTGCTTCATCGGCTCAATGAAATTCGTCGGCGGCCGCGACAAGATCGTTGTGCCTGCAGATGCGTCGATCGATGCGACGGTAGGCATCGGTCTGATCCCGACTGGTTTCGGAATCGAGGTGGACCTTAAGATCTCTCTGCCAGGCATGGAGCGCGCTACGGCAGAAAAGCTGATCGCTGCGGCACATATCGTTTGCCCTTACTCCAACGCGACACGTGGCAATATCGACGTGACTGTGACCTTGGTTTGA